In a genomic window of Candidatus Campbellbacteria bacterium:
- a CDS encoding GspE/PulE family protein — MALFGKTKKSDVIKQDDTLNNSQGVVATDDDVLSAGTNTATATATATATPTDTDTSENETTAYSVGGGLAKKFQNSQEGQPQAQPQAQPTQQKQPSVLSSRLPKEPVDPSVNINKAKELKKEKIAQAPQAPQAPQESATKVAQPTKTPQPTTAAQQPQAPQQPQQQPPKNNYASNGNKYQVDPPILKFIPEASAKYYRIVPLEMKDDNVLVVGTTDPKNIEAIDALNFISTHENIDFQLVKINEDVLEAILKQYSETTSAVQDALSEYQKSDDYATTTEEEVTFSSIDQDSKVASENAVIRQDAPITKMVNNLLIRGVDINASDIHVEPYREKLIIRYRVDGVLARAFSLPRNVHSALTAQLKIRSRIRLDEKRIPQDGRFTAGIKNKKIDFRVATLPTPEGEKVVLRLLDSSRDSLSYEDIGFEKDHIDIVKEAIAKPYGMILSSGPTGSGKTTTMYSILTQLDREKKNIVSLENPVEYNIEGINQSEIRPEIGYTFANGLRSILRGDPDVIFVGEIRDKETAALAVQAALTGHQVFSTIHTNSAVGVIPRLIDMGVDPYLIAPALTAVFGQRLVRRLCDGVGKEFVPHAKMKQQLESVFEDLPEEFSDRAPKIDKLYQAQPTPKCPTGMKGRVAVLEGFLVDDQVEELIFGKPSELKVYELVRKKGMLTMYEDAIRKAAQGTIPYTEINTIGQETKVGEKEGENGDESIAPAVDLDKRVKMGKDLEEEEQATANGKYTDPNARNTPNNATPKSPTTTPTPNPNGFNNNTNYGL; from the coding sequence ATGGCACTATTTGGAAAAACAAAAAAATCAGATGTAATAAAACAGGACGACACCCTTAACAACTCACAGGGTGTTGTCGCCACAGATGATGATGTATTGAGCGCAGGCACAAACACAGCCACAGCCACAGCAACAGCAACAGCGACACCCACAGACACAGACACAAGCGAAAACGAAACCACAGCATATAGCGTAGGCGGTGGTTTGGCAAAAAAATTCCAGAACTCACAAGAAGGGCAGCCACAAGCGCAACCACAAGCACAGCCAACACAACAAAAACAACCATCAGTTTTATCCAGCAGGCTACCAAAAGAGCCGGTAGATCCTTCTGTAAATATAAATAAAGCAAAAGAATTAAAAAAAGAAAAAATCGCGCAAGCACCACAAGCACCGCAAGCACCACAAGAGTCGGCAACAAAAGTCGCACAGCCAACAAAAACCCCACAGCCAACAACCGCCGCACAACAACCACAAGCACCACAACAACCACAACAACAACCCCCAAAAAATAATTACGCATCAAATGGCAATAAATATCAGGTAGACCCACCCATCCTAAAATTCATCCCAGAAGCTTCAGCAAAGTATTACAGGATTGTCCCTCTGGAGATGAAGGACGACAATGTTCTCGTTGTGGGCACCACCGACCCAAAGAACATTGAGGCGATTGATGCCCTTAACTTCATCTCCACCCACGAGAACATTGACTTTCAACTGGTGAAAATAAATGAAGATGTCCTTGAGGCGATTTTGAAACAATACAGCGAAACAACAAGCGCAGTTCAAGACGCATTGTCTGAGTACCAAAAAAGCGATGACTACGCAACAACCACAGAAGAAGAGGTTACTTTTTCTTCCATTGATCAAGACAGCAAAGTCGCTTCAGAAAACGCGGTGATAAGACAAGACGCACCAATAACAAAAATGGTTAACAACCTCCTAATACGCGGTGTAGACATTAACGCATCTGATATTCATGTTGAACCGTATCGCGAGAAACTCATAATCCGTTACCGCGTGGATGGTGTTTTGGCACGCGCGTTTTCACTTCCGCGAAATGTCCACAGCGCACTGACAGCGCAGCTAAAGATAAGGTCAAGAATCCGACTTGATGAAAAAAGAATCCCACAAGACGGTCGTTTTACCGCAGGGATAAAAAACAAAAAAATTGACTTTCGTGTTGCGACACTTCCGACACCAGAAGGGGAGAAGGTTGTCCTTCGGTTGCTTGATAGTAGCCGCGACTCTCTCTCTTATGAAGACATAGGGTTTGAGAAAGATCACATTGACATTGTAAAAGAGGCGATAGCAAAACCATACGGAATGATCCTTTCATCAGGACCAACTGGTTCTGGAAAAACCACCACGATGTATTCCATCTTAACGCAGTTAGACAGAGAGAAAAAAAATATCGTCTCACTTGAAAACCCAGTTGAATACAACATTGAGGGAATAAACCAGTCAGAGATAAGACCAGAGATAGGATACACATTTGCTAACGGGCTTAGAAGCATACTCCGCGGCGACCCAGATGTCATCTTCGTTGGTGAGATTCGTGATAAAGAAACCGCAGCACTTGCCGTTCAAGCGGCACTCACAGGCCACCAAGTTTTCTCTACCATACACACCAACTCTGCGGTCGGTGTCATCCCACGACTGATTGACATGGGCGTCGACCCATACCTCATCGCACCCGCACTAACAGCCGTCTTCGGTCAGCGACTTGTCCGCCGTCTTTGTGACGGAGTTGGCAAGGAGTTTGTCCCACACGCAAAAATGAAACAACAACTTGAAAGCGTGTTTGAAGACCTACCAGAAGAATTTTCAGACAGGGCTCCAAAGATTGATAAACTATACCAAGCCCAACCAACACCAAAATGTCCCACAGGGATGAAAGGTCGTGTCGCTGTTTTAGAAGGCTTTTTAGTTGATGATCAAGTTGAAGAACTTATCTTTGGAAAGCCCTCAGAACTCAAAGTGTATGAGTTGGTTCGCAAAAAGGGAATGCTTACAATGTATGAAGACGCCATAAGAAAAGCAGCACAAGGCACCATCCCATATACTGAGATAAACACAATAGGGCAGGAAACAAAAGTAGGCGAGAAAGAAGGTGAAAATGGTGACGAAAGCATAGCACCAGCAGTTGATTTAGACAAAAGGGTAAAAATGGGTAAAGATCTTGAAGAGGAAGAACAAGCCACAGCAAACGGAAAATACACCGACCCAAACGCACGAAACACGCCAAACAACGCCACACCAAAAAGCCCAACAACAACACCAACACCAAACCCAAACGGATTTAATAACAACACAAACTATGGACTATAA
- the pilM gene encoding pilus assembly protein PilM: MVSIFSKFFKSNAKSVVGVDIGSSSIKIVQLKKDKGVVELETYGSLAIGPYVKKEVGCSIDNVSDKILLEVFTDLLKESGVSTRSAGLSIPFSASLISLIEVPNVAEKKLAQIIPYEVRKYIPIPIEEVSIDWFIVPENVLSKAQALFEPKEEGDELVDTEQKPKDAPKKEDKAKVLLVAIHNDQLSKYKNVAQSSNLNINFFEIEIFSVLRSVLPRNFFPTLIIDMGANTTKFYIVENGVILRSHFINKGGQDITLALAKSLNFTFSEAEAVKRAEGLSISDENARRAQGLVVKDIIGEINSSLGTFQNKYRKNVGKVVLTGGGSILEGFLDLAKENINVDIEMASPFFSIKTPKYLANSVKRIGPEFSVAIGSALRSLGEEDR, from the coding sequence ATGGTATCTATTTTTTCAAAATTTTTCAAAAGCAATGCTAAATCCGTTGTGGGAGTTGATATCGGCTCCTCTTCTATAAAAATTGTCCAGTTAAAAAAAGACAAGGGCGTTGTGGAACTTGAGACATACGGCTCTCTTGCGATAGGTCCTTATGTAAAAAAAGAGGTGGGTTGTTCCATAGACAATGTGTCGGATAAAATTTTGCTTGAAGTGTTCACCGATCTTTTAAAAGAGTCAGGTGTGTCAACAAGGTCTGCTGGTCTTTCCATACCTTTTTCTGCGAGTTTGATTTCACTTATTGAAGTTCCAAATGTTGCAGAGAAAAAACTGGCGCAAATAATTCCTTACGAGGTGCGTAAATACATTCCCATCCCCATTGAAGAGGTTTCTATTGATTGGTTTATTGTTCCTGAAAATGTTTTGTCAAAAGCGCAAGCACTTTTTGAACCGAAGGAAGAGGGGGATGAATTAGTTGATACTGAACAAAAACCAAAAGATGCGCCAAAGAAAGAAGACAAGGCGAAAGTTCTTTTGGTTGCGATACACAACGATCAGTTATCAAAATATAAAAATGTGGCACAGTCGTCTAATTTGAATATAAACTTTTTTGAGATAGAGATATTTAGTGTTCTCCGTTCGGTGTTGCCAAGAAATTTTTTCCCCACACTCATAATTGATATGGGCGCGAACACAACAAAGTTTTACATAGTTGAAAATGGTGTTATCCTTCGTTCCCACTTCATAAACAAGGGAGGGCAGGACATCACCCTTGCTCTTGCAAAGAGTTTGAACTTTACTTTTAGCGAGGCAGAGGCAGTCAAAAGGGCAGAGGGTTTGTCTATTAGTGATGAGAACGCCCGCAGAGCGCAGGGGCTTGTGGTTAAAGATATCATTGGTGAGATAAACAGCTCATTGGGTACTTTCCAAAATAAGTATAGAAAAAATGTGGGAAAGGTTGTTTTGACGGGCGGCGGCTCCATCCTTGAGGGCTTTTTGGACCTTGCAAAAGAGAATATAAATGTGGATATTGAAATGGCATCCCCATTTTTCTCTATTAAAACCCCCAAATATCTTGCTAATTCCGTAAAACGCATAGGCCCTGAGTTTTCTGTCGCCATCGGTTCGGCTCTTCGTTCTTTGGGTGAAGAGGACAGATAA
- a CDS encoding phosphoribosyltransferase family protein: MIIITRTIAFFAKLFKETADIIAPPKKNTFILESKSGKILVPKQTISIHNGHRALTHYDDKNMKLLLHALKYEKNLAAAGALGQILLDILLEEIAEAQMFLPPESILVTHIPADQRRLRKRGYDHLELISKELEKNDVSVKELLRKIKSTARQTKLTAKERKSNLRGAFEVTESLAGKYIIVFDDITTTGATLNEARKTLKKSGAKKVSTIAICRAGF; this comes from the coding sequence ATGATAATTATAACACGGACCATCGCCTTCTTTGCAAAATTATTCAAAGAAACCGCAGATATAATAGCGCCACCCAAGAAAAACACTTTTATTTTGGAGAGTAAGAGTGGCAAGATTCTTGTGCCCAAACAAACGATAAGCATACACAACGGACACAGAGCACTCACCCACTATGACGACAAGAATATGAAATTGTTGCTACACGCCTTGAAATATGAAAAAAATTTGGCTGCTGCAGGGGCGTTGGGGCAGATTTTGCTTGATATTTTGTTGGAAGAAATAGCGGAGGCACAGATGTTTTTACCACCAGAATCCATTTTGGTAACGCACATACCCGCAGATCAGAGGAGGTTGAGAAAAAGAGGATACGACCACTTGGAACTCATCTCAAAAGAACTGGAGAAAAATGATGTATCGGTTAAGGAATTGTTGCGCAAGATAAAAAGCACCGCAAGGCAGACAAAACTAACCGCGAAGGAGAGGAAGTCTAACCTTCGTGGCGCGTTTGAGGTCACGGAAAGTCTCGCAGGAAAATACATTATCGTTTTTGACGACATAACCACAACAGGAGCAACCCTAAACGAAGCGAGGAAAACACTAAAAAAGAGCGGCGCGAAAAAAGTCAGCACCATCGCCATCTGCCGCGCTGGGTTTTGA
- the rplS gene encoding 50S ribosomal protein L19, with the protein MKFSSVVHSPVDIESRRSLSLRAGDTVRVHQRVPEKDRIRIQVFEGLVIARKHGKESGATFTVRRINDAFGVEKVFPLYSPMIDKIEIVRRAKVRHSKLYFVREKSPKVIRQKLRRSENINEATSSEEEIKKNAAQKAKQEEEAKAKQEAAEAEAAKQKEEEVKKAEAEAEAKTEEQKVEQSTEVKQETKEEVKQEEKEEVKQEENK; encoded by the coding sequence ATGAAATTTTCAAGTGTAGTCCATTCTCCAGTTGATATTGAAAGCCGCCGCAGCCTTTCTTTGCGGGCGGGCGACACTGTGCGCGTTCATCAGAGAGTTCCAGAAAAAGATCGCATACGCATACAGGTCTTTGAGGGTCTGGTTATCGCCAGAAAGCACGGAAAAGAATCAGGTGCAACTTTTACAGTCAGGCGTATCAATGATGCCTTTGGTGTTGAAAAGGTTTTTCCGCTTTACTCTCCAATGATAGATAAAATAGAAATTGTTCGGCGTGCAAAAGTCCGACACTCAAAACTTTATTTTGTAAGAGAAAAATCACCTAAGGTGATTCGTCAAAAATTGCGCCGTTCAGAGAATATTAATGAAGCAACAAGCAGTGAAGAGGAGATAAAGAAAAACGCAGCCCAAAAAGCGAAACAGGAAGAAGAAGCGAAAGCAAAGCAGGAAGCAGCAGAGGCAGAAGCTGCAAAACAAAAAGAAGAGGAAGTGAAAAAAGCAGAGGCAGAAGCAGAAGCGAAAACGGAAGAGCAAAAAGTGGAGCAGAGCACAGAAGTAAAACAGGAAACAAAGGAAGAGGTAAAACAGGAAGAGAAAGAAGAAGTGAAACAAGAGGAGAATAAATAA
- a CDS encoding RNA pseudouridine synthase yields MDKKSDFIILHEDKDVVVINKPAHCLVHKGRASDEETIADWVLDKYPDIIEVGEPFITKEGKEILRPGIVHRLDRETSGVLVIAKTRECFMFLKRQFQSREVKKEYQAFVYGNVKKQRGTVSRDIITDKKDIRKKTVARASESGREAITEYVVLSASKEASFISLFPKTGRTHQIRVHMKSIGHPIVCDKRYASGLDCILGFDRLALHAHSITVRLPSSSAEPTTFKAPTPKDFEKALNVL; encoded by the coding sequence ATGGACAAAAAGTCAGATTTCATAATTCTCCACGAAGATAAGGATGTGGTTGTGATAAACAAGCCCGCGCATTGTTTGGTGCACAAGGGCAGAGCGTCTGATGAAGAGACCATCGCTGATTGGGTTCTTGATAAGTATCCCGATATTATTGAAGTGGGCGAACCATTCATTACAAAAGAAGGAAAAGAAATTTTACGACCAGGGATAGTCCATCGTCTTGACCGTGAGACATCGGGTGTCCTCGTGATAGCAAAGACAAGAGAATGTTTTATGTTTTTGAAACGGCAGTTTCAGAGCAGGGAAGTGAAAAAAGAATATCAAGCATTTGTATATGGAAATGTTAAAAAACAACGAGGGACTGTTTCGCGTGACATCATCACAGACAAAAAAGATATAAGAAAAAAAACAGTTGCACGGGCAAGTGAGAGTGGGCGTGAAGCGATAACGGAATATGTTGTCTTGTCTGCATCAAAAGAAGCGTCATTTATCTCTTTGTTTCCAAAAACAGGTCGGACTCATCAGATAAGGGTTCATATGAAGTCAATCGGTCACCCCATAGTTTGTGACAAAAGATATGCCTCTGGGCTTGACTGCATCTTGGGATTTGACCGTCTCGCACTTCACGCCCACTCAATAACTGTTCGTCTGCCGTCCTCAAGCGCCGAACCCACCACATTTAAGGCACCTACACCAAAAGATTTTGAAAAAGCGCTTAATGTTTTGTAA
- a CDS encoding ABC transporter substrate-binding protein — translation MKGKILLLVLLVIILIVVVYGFRNSSDDENVGSAQLTPFEFIIDWQAEPTYLGVYYARSSGLFERLGLDVDIITSWGAHNVTSSVAAGKYKIGTASGGATVIANSNGAEIVSLGVLYPKIPTTLFGLGSKGIEAPEDLKGKRIGVYPNSITKDELKAFMKINGINDDDVEIVSLTGADIPLVLSDTIDASLNYTELSPVQLALDNEVYEILLAEYGVTGYGLNIVTSRSAYETEQELIRDVSRAVVRAYRDGCRNKDDAVASFLEEFPEKDPNYVANSWERVCDKLIDGNYGDQNERGWQETIDTYKELGLLGDTVFTTRDILP, via the coding sequence ATGAAAGGAAAAATATTATTACTTGTTTTGTTGGTGATAATACTCATAGTAGTGGTATATGGGTTTAGAAATTCTTCTGACGATGAAAATGTTGGTAGCGCACAGCTCACACCGTTTGAGTTCATTATTGACTGGCAGGCAGAACCAACCTACCTTGGCGTTTATTATGCCCGTTCAAGCGGTTTATTTGAGAGATTGGGACTTGATGTTGACATCATAACCTCATGGGGTGCTCACAATGTTACCTCTTCGGTTGCTGCTGGTAAATACAAAATAGGGACGGCATCTGGCGGTGCAACAGTCATAGCAAACAGCAACGGCGCAGAGATTGTTTCGCTCGGTGTTTTATATCCGAAAATACCAACGACCTTGTTTGGTTTGGGATCAAAGGGTATAGAAGCACCTGAAGACTTGAAAGGAAAAAGAATTGGGGTTTATCCAAACAGCATAACAAAGGACGAACTGAAGGCATTTATGAAAATCAACGGCATTAATGATGATGATGTTGAGATTGTCTCACTTACTGGTGCAGACATTCCCTTAGTTCTATCTGACACGATAGATGCTTCTTTGAACTACACCGAGTTAAGTCCGGTGCAGCTCGCGCTTGATAATGAAGTATATGAGATTTTGTTGGCTGAATATGGTGTTACTGGATATGGTCTAAACATCGTAACATCAAGGAGCGCTTATGAAACAGAGCAAGAACTCATAAGAGATGTGTCAAGAGCAGTAGTGCGTGCTTACAGGGATGGATGTCGGAATAAAGATGACGCAGTCGCTTCATTCTTAGAAGAATTTCCAGAGAAAGACCCAAATTATGTTGCTAATAGTTGGGAGCGTGTGTGTGATAAGTTGATTGACGGCAACTACGGAGATCAAAATGAAAGGGGATGGCAGGAAACCATTGATACCTATAAAGAATTAGGTTTGTTGGGCGATACTGTATTCACAACAAGAGATATACTTCCTTAA
- a CDS encoding ABC transporter permease — translation MKLFYILKSIIHYTISVLLLLAVWQLVIIIWDFPKFILPAPLDVFSTLWNEREFFVQPTLETLFHAGVGGLIGIVAGTITGFLIAYSKILLYIFEPYIVIFQSFPRESLIPLFIVWFGFGSISKIINAFLLPFFPFVIIVMTNLLNTRQDYIELMRNHGFTKWQEFLYCRIPNSIYNIAGSLKIIAPFALIAAILAEFFGGGTGLGHVIISSGSDFRLDRTFASLVILSFIGLILLTFIKFLQEVVLKRFRHEQ, via the coding sequence ATGAAATTATTTTATATATTAAAAAGCATAATCCACTACACAATATCGGTACTCTTATTACTGGCAGTTTGGCAGTTGGTAATAATAATTTGGGATTTTCCTAAATTTATTCTCCCTGCACCGCTTGATGTTTTTTCAACCCTGTGGAATGAAAGAGAATTTTTTGTTCAGCCAACGCTTGAAACATTGTTCCACGCTGGAGTGGGAGGATTGATTGGCATAGTGGCTGGAACCATAACTGGATTTTTAATTGCGTATTCAAAGATTTTGCTTTATATATTTGAGCCTTATATAGTCATATTCCAAAGTTTCCCAAGAGAATCACTCATTCCGTTGTTTATTGTTTGGTTTGGGTTTGGAAGTATATCAAAGATTATAAACGCGTTCTTACTTCCGTTTTTTCCGTTTGTAATAATTGTTATGACGAACTTATTAAATACTCGTCAAGATTATATTGAGCTTATGAGAAATCACGGCTTCACCAAATGGCAAGAATTTTTATATTGTCGCATACCTAATTCAATCTACAATATTGCTGGCTCATTAAAAATAATCGCACCTTTTGCTCTCATAGCGGCAATTCTCGCTGAGTTTTTCGGTGGAGGCACAGGTCTTGGTCATGTGATCATCTCATCTGGTTCTGATTTTCGCTTAGATAGAACTTTTGCCTCTCTTGTTATTCTTTCCTTTATAGGCTTGATTTTATTGACTTTTATAAAGTTTTTACAGGAAGTGGTGTTAAAACGCTTTAGACACGAGCAGTAA
- a CDS encoding ATP-binding cassette domain-containing protein, whose product MLKIKDGVFGYAGKPVTKPINFEANQKEVVSIIGPSGCGKTTILKTISGTTPILEGELFVDGEARTKEWLNKNTSRTLQNFPLLHWLTVEQNLSLVVKLCGIKSIDINHILNEFSAYHIKDKYPHELSGGERCRASISQSVINEPKILSLDEPFNGLDWRVKDEIATKLFKFAESHSAVVLFVTHDLYDATLYSKRSVVLGKNKPSRIRRIVQSDESDSVEQIKSSILEE is encoded by the coding sequence ATGTTAAAAATAAAAGATGGTGTTTTTGGATATGCAGGCAAGCCCGTCACCAAACCTATTAATTTTGAAGCAAACCAAAAAGAAGTAGTTTCTATAATTGGACCATCGGGGTGTGGCAAAACAACAATACTTAAAACAATATCTGGGACAACGCCCATCCTTGAGGGTGAGTTGTTTGTTGATGGTGAAGCTCGGACTAAAGAGTGGCTGAACAAAAACACATCACGAACGCTACAAAACTTTCCGCTTTTACACTGGCTCACTGTTGAGCAAAACCTATCTCTCGTGGTTAAACTCTGTGGCATAAAGTCAATTGACATCAACCATATACTAAATGAATTTTCTGCCTACCACATCAAAGACAAATACCCACACGAACTCTCTGGTGGGGAGAGATGTCGTGCCTCAATATCACAGTCAGTGATAAACGAGCCAAAGATTTTGTCGTTGGATGAGCCATTTAATGGGCTTGATTGGCGAGTAAAAGATGAAATAGCAACAAAACTTTTCAAATTTGCAGAATCACACAGCGCAGTGGTCTTGTTTGTTACGCACGACCTATATGATGCCACCTTGTATTCCAAACGATCTGTTGTATTAGGTAAAAACAAACCATCTCGTATTCGTCGTATTGTTCAATCAGACGAAAGCGACTCTGTAGAACAGATTAAAAGTAGCATATTAGAAGAATGA
- a CDS encoding mechanosensitive ion channel, translated as MEEIIAQGIILGNTVEQLTTAFVVFIVVSIAGIIFRVYIIRFLEKMVSKDEESVCRVMLHAAESFKSDFYYVVAAIIALNLLTLPDLLGTIVFGVLWIWVVYRMIGGLRLIVTHTIHKTLMKSKQKGVTAIGKFMDATTTILIWIIAVLLILSNLGVNITSLVAGLGVGGLAIALSLRKVFEDLFSTFTIYADNIMEVGDYVKTGKHDGVVERIGLRATVIRDSQGKEVIIPNSDITGNATENSRNPKDRKITVAFYVGSATTQTKKLENISKILGESIDAIDGVDFISAGISDIDLHGILISVSYKINNKNLSNRVSLAEAVNVAILKSLESNKIKLATSVYPVSK; from the coding sequence ATGGAAGAAATAATAGCACAAGGCATCATACTCGGAAACACAGTTGAGCAGTTAACTACTGCCTTTGTGGTGTTCATCGTTGTGAGCATCGCAGGGATAATTTTTCGCGTTTACATAATCAGGTTTCTTGAAAAAATGGTTTCAAAAGATGAAGAGTCAGTGTGTAGAGTTATGCTTCACGCAGCCGAATCTTTCAAGTCAGATTTTTATTATGTCGTCGCAGCAATCATCGCGCTTAACTTACTGACACTTCCCGACCTGCTCGGCACGATTGTTTTTGGAGTGCTTTGGATATGGGTTGTGTATAGGATGATTGGTGGCTTGAGATTGATTGTAACTCACACAATACACAAAACACTGATGAAAAGTAAACAGAAGGGAGTTACAGCGATTGGAAAGTTTATGGATGCGACAACGACCATATTGATATGGATTATCGCGGTCCTTCTCATCCTCTCCAACCTCGGAGTAAACATAACATCACTTGTCGCTGGTCTTGGTGTCGGTGGTTTGGCGATAGCGCTTTCCCTAAGAAAAGTTTTTGAGGATTTGTTCAGCACCTTCACAATCTACGCAGACAATATAATGGAAGTTGGCGATTATGTAAAAACAGGAAAACATGATGGAGTGGTGGAGAGAATTGGGCTCCGCGCAACAGTTATAAGAGACAGCCAAGGTAAAGAAGTAATCATACCAAACAGCGACATAACCGGTAACGCAACAGAGAACTCAAGAAATCCAAAAGACAGAAAAATTACTGTTGCTTTTTATGTCGGCTCAGCAACCACTCAGACAAAAAAATTGGAGAATATAAGCAAGATTTTAGGGGAGAGTATAGATGCAATTGATGGCGTTGACTTCATATCTGCGGGAATATCTGACATTGACCTGCACGGCATATTGATCTCTGTCTCATACAAGATAAACAACAAAAACCTCTCAAACAGGGTAAGTCTCGCAGAGGCAGTCAATGTGGCAATTCTCAAATCACTTGAATCCAATAAAATTAAACTCGCAACATCCGTCTATCCTGTTTCAAAATAA
- a CDS encoding calcium/sodium antiporter: protein MLDIVFWIFVFVLTILLLVKGSDLFLDGTEKLGYALGLRPFVLGVFVLGFGTSLPELSSAISAVVQGSPSLVPSLVIGSNVANILLIIGIAAIFSIRIYISKRLSREEVPIFITATVIFLAVIIDREIVFQEAIVLFISGIVYIIYTLINQPEQKNEDNKKNVPRTSREDNIYNLVKLISGGLIVGVSSIYLIRSAVFLSSTIGVGEELIAITAIAIGTSLPELSVSIQAARKKNIEIILGNIFGSNIFNSLIIAGLAGLFSTLPIDGQALSIGMPFLAVSSILIAITVFARVIRTWEGLLYIALYIIFIGNLFELF from the coding sequence ATGTTAGATATTGTCTTTTGGATATTTGTTTTTGTTCTCACAATTCTTCTTCTTGTAAAAGGATCAGATTTGTTTTTGGATGGAACTGAAAAACTTGGCTATGCTCTTGGGTTGCGCCCCTTTGTGCTTGGTGTGTTTGTGCTTGGTTTTGGAACCTCACTGCCAGAACTTTCAAGTGCGATATCTGCAGTTGTGCAGGGCTCTCCATCACTTGTCCCATCACTTGTCATTGGTTCAAATGTTGCGAACATATTACTTATAATAGGAATAGCAGCAATCTTCTCAATAAGGATTTACATTTCAAAACGCCTTTCAAGAGAAGAAGTCCCAATATTTATAACAGCAACAGTTATCTTTCTTGCCGTCATAATAGACAGAGAGATAGTGTTCCAAGAAGCGATTGTTTTGTTTATCTCTGGTATCGTGTATATCATTTACACACTCATAAATCAGCCCGAACAAAAAAATGAAGACAACAAAAAAAATGTTCCGCGGACAAGCAGAGAAGACAATATATACAACTTGGTAAAACTGATAAGTGGCGGTCTCATCGTTGGAGTGTCGTCAATCTATCTGATCCGTTCTGCTGTTTTCTTGTCCAGCACTATCGGCGTTGGGGAAGAGTTGATTGCGATAACAGCCATCGCCATAGGAACCTCACTTCCAGAATTAAGCGTCTCCATACAGGCAGCAAGGAAGAAGAATATAGAGATAATTCTCGGCAATATTTTTGGCTCAAATATCTTTAATTCCCTCATAATAGCAGGTCTGGCAGGTCTTTTTTCAACACTTCCCATTGACGGACAGGCACTGTCAATCGGTATGCCGTTCCTTGCTGTTTCGTCAATTTTGATAGCCATCACGGTTTTTGCACGGGTTATCCGCACTTGGGAGGGGTTGCTCTATATCGCACTTTATATTATTTTTATAGGAAACCTATTTGAATTATTTTAA